ATGACAGTGTCATCAAGTAACTTTCTCCCCGAGTCTGTCCCCACACCCTGTTACTGTCCTCAGTAACCAGCTGAATGTGTGTTGGGAGAGGGCAGGCCAGGGAAGGGGGTAGGGATAGGAAATCCACCAAGGCCGGGGTTTTAGCTTTTCCCTATATGTATCATATATCCTGATTTTTCTGTCCCATTATCATACCAAAAATTCCAGTTAAGGATTTTTCCCAAATGGTCATAAATCGATGAGGAAAGTCCATGGCTTCCCTCTGAGCCCATCATTAGCCTAATTATGCTGACCTTTTCCAATCACTTGGCCATGATTTGAGTTCCATGATGTGCCAGCACCTGCTCAGCCATCTGCCTGTCACCCTCGTTCTGCTTTTGGGAAGGTGGAGTACTTTCCTCCTCAGCCTTTGCCCCTGTAAGCTGGCCCTAGGAGCCAGTAAGAGAATGAAGAGAATTCCTGTCAGGTAGGAGATTTAAATTCTTTTGCCGCAACTGTGGCTCTGAGCTAGGCATTTCAGATAAACGCATGCAGCACATTGACTAGAGTGAAATGAGCTTCTCTTGTAAGGCCAGCTGGTTAGAATGAAGGTGTTGTGTTAGTGTTAGGCCCAGTAAGAGAAAACAATTTCTCAAGGTAGGAAAGGTGAGGAGAAGGGGTGGACAGACAACCAACCAACCATCCTCCTCTGGTATCTACTTTGAGGGTTGAAATAGGGGGCCTGACCCTAGGTGAAACTGGCTGCCTTCTCAGAGCCCCCATTTGCAAAACCCTCCAGACCCCTGGGTGCTTCTGCCTGTGTCTCTTGTGGCACCAGGCAAGAATGTAGCGGCGTCAGCAGTCCCTCTGGTGACTGCGGCATGGTTGACATTCATTTCACCCCTAGTTAATGGCATCCTCGTGATTCTCTTTTATATTAATAGTTCTTGAGTTTTTTTGTAAGCTACTTCAAATCCTTTGTTGGTGcatgatagaaaatattttatgtttgttttgcaTGTGCACATGCATATTTGGCCTGTGAATTGATGTTTGTTTTCCTGTCATTTAACCAAAGCATATGAGATAATTGAGCCATTGTAGAGACCCAGTGGTTAAATTGGCTTCTCGAGGTACCAAGGACATTTCCTGGGCTTTCTCATAGCCCTACATTTTTTTGGACCTAAAATGTTGTAGTTTATGCTACCACCCTGTTcaatatagtagccactagccacatgtggctgttgaccacttgaaatatggctaatGCTGTAAGTATAAAGTACACACTGGAACTTAAGAAGTGTAGAATATCTCAAAACTTTttaatattgattacatgttaaaatgattATATTCCAGATATATGCAGTTGACTCACGCAATGCATGGCTGAGAGGCACCAACCCCCTGTGCAGTTGAAAATCCgagtataacttttgactccccaaaaacttaactactaatagcctatgTATTAATTGACTGTTGACTGGAGCCTTACCAATAAGATAAACAGTCaacacacattttgtatgttacatgcattatatactatattcttacaataaagtaagctagaggaaagaaaatgttattaagaaaattataaggaagagaggctgggcatggtggctcacacctgtaatctcagcactttgggatgctaaggcgggtggatcacttgaggtcaggagttcaagaccagcctggccaacatggtggaaccccatctctactaaaaatacaaaaattagccgggcgtggttgtgggtgcctgtaatcccagttactcggaaggctgaggcaggagaatcacttcaacccaggtggagcaggttgcaatgaaccgagattgtgccactgcactccagcctgggtgacagagcgagactctgtcaaaaaaaaaaaaaaaaaagaaagaaaggaaggaaggaagaaagagagagagaaagaaagaaagaaaagatgatcataaggaagacaaaatatattCACTATTAATTAAgcagaagtggatcatcataaaggtgttcatcctcatcatcttcatgttgagtaggctgaggaggaggaggaggaggaggaggaagaagaggaggggccaTGGCAggagaagaggtggaggaggtagaaggaggcaggcacacttggtgtaacttttattgaaaaaaatttgcatataagTGGATCCACagagttcaaacccatgttgttcagggGTCAATTGtctttggttaaataaaatgtattatgaaaattaatttcacctgttccTTTTTGCGTTTTCTAATGTGACTACCAGCAAATTTAAAGTGATATCTGAGGCTCCATTGTCTTCCCCTTGGACAGCACTGCCACAGAATGTCTTAGGACTCAGCTCCGGGCTGCCATGCCTGCTTCTCTCAGGGAGCTGGTTCTATGTAGATGTTTTATGTGAGAGATAATTAAGTTGTCAATTGTGAAAATGAAACAGGATTTAACTTTTTACCGAATTCTTTGGTTCTAACCAAGCTCATTTCCTTTGTTTCAGCAAACCTCGGACAACCAACAATTCAGAGTTTTGAACAAGTGGGAACAAAAGTAAATGTGACAGTACAAGATGAACGGACTTTAGTCAGAAGGAACGACACGTTCCTAAGCCTCCGGGATGTTTTTGGCAAGGACTTAATTTATACACTCTATTATTGGAAATCTTCGAGTTCGGGAAAGGtgagaattttttaatttgtttttatgacCTGTTTTAAATTGTGGATACTTGGGTTTTACAGCCCATTTCTTCCCCAATTCAAAAATAGCAGAACAGGGTTGTTGAGAAGGTGGTGGAGTagaaggggtggggaggggtggacaACAGGCCTGGTCTTACCTGTGACTCTCCATTACCTTGTGACTCTGGGCAGGGCCCCCTCAGAGCCCCAGGTTCCTCAGCCAACCGCTGGATCAGGCCATCTCTAAAGGTCCCCTACACTCACATTTCTCCCTCTATTGAGGATCCCGGGCACAAAACGTGTTTTTGTTCAATGTATAAtactcccttcctttttcttttactgcAGATGTCTTCTAAAGGGGCTAAATAGGGTTCAATATGCCTAAATTGGATGTTCTCAGTCTTGGAAAAGGCATTTTTAGCAGTGATCAAGGGAAACTGATTAGTGAAGTCACTTCTAATCCTTCACGTGTCAGCTATGTTCATGTACGCTTTGCTTAGAACCTAGGTTTTTACTTCTGCAGTGACTTAAGGAAGGGGAAAGAATTGACTCTGAGCCCAGATGAATTAAGAACTCTATCTTTTTACAGAAAACAGCCAAAACAAACACTAATGAGTTTTTGATTGATGTGGATAAAGGAGAAAACTACTGTTTCAGTGTTCAAGCAGTGATTCCCTCCCGAAGAACAGCTAATCGGAAGAGTACAGACAGCCCCGTCGAGTGTATGGGCCACAAGGAAGGGGAATTCAGAGGTGAGTGGCTCTGCCGGCCATTTGCGTGGGGGTGTGGGTGCCTTCTGGAGGAGTAGCTCCACCCTCAGGGCTGGGATgtacttccttggttaaatattCAGGAAGACAAACTGCctggaggtttttttgttgttgcttgttttggttttgattttgctCTTGGTACTCTTAAGATTTTGGACATTTAGAAATGCTTCTGTGTTGTTTGAGCCCTTGTATTAGCTCAAGGGTtttcttgagcacctaccatgtgctaaGCCCTCTGCTGAGCCCTGGATACACAAACTATGTTTAGGATTTAGCATCAAGTCACAGATTTCCCTGGGCATTTTTTCATGCTTAAATTCTAATTCTGGGGTGGCTTCTGGACCAGCTGCAGCAGGACCCGGTAGACATTTGTGAGTACCCTCTGTCGCCACAGAGGCTATAGAGTCTAACCCATCAAGGGAAGGGATTGAGTATATCAAATATACccgcatgcatgtgtgcatatggcTGACACATGTGTGTCCACGCGTGTGCAGATGTTGGGAGCTCAGGCACATTGTGCGGGGAACAGTCCCTAACCGGAAGTGCTGTGGGCATTCAGACGTGCAGGAAGCTGCAAGCCTGTGCATCTTGCTCCATGCCTTATAGGGAAAGTATTCTGAGTACTTTCAGTGAAGAAAAGAGTCAGGGGATATAAACGATGGCTTAtgcagggtatggtggctcacacctgtagtcccagcactttgggaggcccaggcaggcaaatctcttgaggtcaggagttcgggaccagcctggccaacatgataaaactccagctctactaaaaatacataaagtagctgggcatggttgcacgtatctgtagttccagctactcaggaggttgaggcaggagaattgcttgaatctaggaggcggaggctgaagtgagctgagattgcatcactgcactccagcctgggtgacagagcgagactccacctcaattaaaaaaaaaaaaaaaagaaatgatggccTAGCTCCAGGTGAAGATgagatttgaacattttaaaacactttaaataaaCTGTTCTCTCCTGTTTATTGCCACTGATGGGAGAGGTTTCTCTTTACCTCTGGTCCTGCTTCCCTCTGGGCCATCCTACCCACAGCCTTCAGTCATTGTCCTAAAGCCTAGCTCTAATTCCACTGCCTCTCcttttgtgcacacacacacttctctgcTTCCTTGGCCCTTCTCTATCTTGGAGAGGCATTTCAAATGCCACTTCCAGCAGGAAGCCTTCCTACTGCAGCAACTAGTTACTATCTCTTCGTCACCCGAATCCTGGTAGCACTTTGGATATCCCACTTTGCACTTAGGGTTCACCTTCTACTATAATCATTGCCATCAATCTCAGCATCGTTTTTAGGCACTTCTTTCCAGCCGTTGTTCTTACCTCCAACTACATATCTTTTTTGGACTGCACATTATTCAGTTTATTAAATGCCCATTAAATGTGTTTAGCCATTGTCAATTACTCTGAAATGTTGAGGGTTTGACAAATTCTTTCCTAATCTAAGTGTGGTggaaagagtgaaagaaagaaatttcaaattGCACAAAAATAGGATGGTGTAATTTGGGGTTATGCCCTCAATTTTGCCCACTGATAAATGGGATTTGAGCTCTCCAAGTTGactagatgccctttatttttcagaaatattctaCATCATTGGAGCTGTGGTATTTGTGGTCATCATCCTTGTCATCATCCTGGCTATATCTCTACACAAGTGTAGAAAGGCAAGAGTGGGGCGGAGCTGGAAGGAGAACTCCCCACTGAATGTTGCATAAAGGAAGCACCGTTGGAGCTACTGCAAATGTTGTATTGCACTGTGACCAAGAACTTTTAAGAGAATAGAATACATGGAAACACAAATGAGTATTTCGGAGCATGAAGACCCTGGAGTTCAAAAAAAACTCTTGATATGACCTATTATGACCATTAGCATTCTGGTTTTGACATCAGCATTAGTCACTTTGAAATGTAACGAATGGTACTACAACCAATTccaagttttaattttaacactATGGCACCTTTTGCACATAACATGCTTTAGATTATATATTCCGCACTCAAGAAGTAACCAGGTCATCCaagcaaaaacaaatgagaaaatgcctTAAAAAATCCTGGGTGGACTTTTGaaaagcttttttcttctttcttttttttttgagatagagtctcgctgtgttgcccaggctggagtgcagtggcatgatctcgactcactgcaccctccgtctcttgggttcaagcaattctctgcctcagtctcccgagtaactgggattacagacacccaccaccacgcccagctaatttttgtgtttttagtagagatggggtttcaccatcttgaccaggctggtcttgaattcctgacctcaggtgatccacccgcctcggcctcccaaagtgctaggattacgggcgtgaaccaccgtgcccagccaaaaagctTTTGAGAGGCTGACTTCAATCCATGtaagaaagtaaaatggaaatTGAGTGAATTTCTAGGACTTTTCTGACATATGTCTGTAATATAGtgtttaggttctttttttttttcaggaatacatttggaaattcaaaacaattgGCAGACTTTGTATGAATGTGTTAAGTGCGGGAGACGTCGGTATTCTGGGCACCTTCCTAATATGCTTTACAGTCTGCACTTTCACTGACTGAAGTGGCATTAAACATTTGAGAGCTAACTCTATTTTTATAAGACTACTATACAAACTACAGAGTTTATGATTTAAGGTACTCAAAGCTTCTATGGTTGacattgtatatataattttttaaagggttttctATATGgggattttctatttatataggTAATATTGTTCTATTTGTATATAttgagataatttatttaatatacttttatataaataaaggTGACTGGGAATTGTTACTGTTGTACTTATTCGAtcttccatttattatttatgtatggTTTGGTGTTTGTATTACTACTACAGTAAACGACTAAAATTGTCAGTGGCTTATAACAACGTATCTTTTTCACTTATAATACATTTTGGTGACTGTAGGCTGACTGCACCTCTTCTCAATGTCTTCTCATTCTAGGATGCAAACCAATGGAGAAGCCCCTAATTAGGTCAGGgcagagggaaaaacaaaaaactggtagAAACTGGCAACCACAGCTTCAAGCTTTAAGCCCATCTCCTACACTTCTGCTCTGTACGGGCCCATTGTCACTTCTGTTCACATGCTGCTGCCCCAAGCAAGTGACCAAGCCTGACAATACTTTGCCTACTAGAGTCATCACAAGGCACATGACAGGGGGCAGCGATGTGGTCTTACAGGGAAGGGAAAAGATAATGCTCTCTACTGCAGACTTGGAGAGGTTTCTTCCCATTGGCAGTAGTTTGACTCAttggagatgagaaaaaaagaaatattcttggGATGATTGTATTGAAAGAAAATTAGGTAAAAGGACAATATAGGATAGACAATATAGGATAGAGAGAGATACAAGTGGAATGAGATCTCCAGAGTCAGTTAAAAGCAAGCTAGATTGAGAGCTCTTGGAGGGCAGGGACTGGGCCTAACTCATGGTTTATAGCTTTTGAGGGTGACTGCACAGTGGACTCAGTCAGTCATGGCTGAATTGAGTTGACTTTATTATCTCTAGAATGTAGACatccattcaaatgcaaaacaGCCTTATTCTCTGAACTGTAGTAAAAGAGGATTCTAACTAGAGATGAAAAAGGTTCTTGGCACCTACTGGGCCACAAAACTACTTTTGCTTCCCACTGTGGAAGGGGGCACTGTTACCATCTAGGAGAAACATCCAGATGGCACGCCTACTCAGAAGTGGTTCCGCAAAGAAATTGAACAAGCATTCAGATGAGCAGCCTCAGCTCACTACCTAGCTATTAACAAATTTTAAGTCCATTTTGTTCCTTTGCACCAAAGAAATTGAACATTGTCAATAAAATTCCAAGCATGAACTATTTTATGTAACACCACATCCTAAGGAAGAATACCTGAAACAAACCTTTGATATCCTCATAAAAATGATAGCCATTTTGGAGAAATTATGGAAAACAGACCAGTGAttggtttatttgtttggttttgtttattattacttttttttttttttttggccatcaacgcagatgctggagaggctgaaTCTTGCACTGTTACAGTGTTTTGTTATACCAGGGAAAAGGGATGTGTTTGCAGCAGAGTCAACAAAAGAGAAACTGGCATGGGGGCACGTCCTCAAGGAAGGGTGCTTCAACCATTATCTCGAATTCCTGTTCACATGGGTCTGCCTGGGACAAAAAGCTTAGTGCATTACATGAGGAGGCAAAACAAGCTACAGCAGAAGGTGCCTATCCAGATATTTCCCTGCCAGGATTAATTAGAGCATTATGTAATTTCTTGGCCTCATTATCTAAGGAATTTGAATTATTCCACTAAGGAAAATACTGGCAGGTTGAAAACAGGTCTGGGTACTAATGAGGAATCTGGCTGATCACAAGGAAGGGATTCATTATAGACGGGAATGAGGCTGAACTGCAATAATCAgaaagcttccacacagcaaatgTTAACCACTCCCTACTTTGCCACATCCCTCCGCATTGCTGAGACCTACCAGCCGCTACTAAAAATCAGCACTGTGATTGACACTGGAGCAGAAACCGACTGTTGGCTGCTATCCAGAAA
The genomic region above belongs to Piliocolobus tephrosceles isolate RC106 chromosome 1, ASM277652v3, whole genome shotgun sequence and contains:
- the F3 gene encoding tissue factor isoform X1 translates to METPAWPRVPRPETAVARTLLLGWVFAQVAGASGTTNTVAAYNLTWKSTNFKTILEWEPKPINQVYTVQISTKSGNWKSKCFYTADTECDLTDEIVKDVKQTYLARVFSYPAGNVESTGSTEEPPYENSPEFTPYLETNLGQPTIQSFEQVGTKVNVTVQDERTLVRRNDTFLSLRDVFGKDLIYTLYYWKSSSSGKKTAKTNTNEFLIDVDKGENYCFSVQAVIPSRRTANRKSTDSPVECMGHKEGEFREIFYIIGAVVFVVIILVIILAISLHKCRKARVGRSWKENSPLNVA